A single window of Xiphophorus hellerii strain 12219 chromosome 12, Xiphophorus_hellerii-4.1, whole genome shotgun sequence DNA harbors:
- the rmi1 gene encoding recQ-mediated genome instability protein 1, with amino-acid sequence MAPETPSVVRATQAWLQSARHVQVPFAWLEACVEWIQGEAGGADHLSQQQINQQVLDQWLLTDLRDLDHPVLPEGLAQAQKTELNGTFCVQVDSLLDVSQPAYGQLQKWRGTDCTNDEVSAVTQTTQRPWEAKATRILLLQITDGVQSLEAMEYQSIPLLSSTLRPGAKLQLQGKMVCRLGVVLLGPSNVKILGGEVEDLVERNTQGQVLCRTLGLPETEQHQDEEALIQPRQDNQAAEDLEVDDAELLASLEEHSEAEVIQVQPSRDSGYGTVQETLALSSVLGDHVSFRTQTSTPFHGTNSTQTNRSGSVRRNENDEDLVELFHSDVMNQNSQEDNMADDEFPDEDFPLDELDSVILQESGNVDNDHRSTHQNNRILENQSSVERATKAQPVRFEAQTSHGSGTFEGSVPFRSLKRDHQGFSREASTTSKAFFSPSVLEPSKELGLGVNDDNFMDEDMDCLFQEVEPNTVQRERSGGLAQISAKEQFGRDRESNTSSSLSWMSPKTVTGTSQEKIHSLNAAEGDPSFPALTLTSVPFTYLCLLDKLMSKPCSQPTEICVKAFIVTLLGKLISSNGVWSVSASISDGTGYLDVELSNEVLTGLLGFSVAEKTALKRDPLRRGELDSGMRRCQEELVDMCCIMTIVVKPGNGRAVVAKAQPVSERVLRELEQRVRESKRS; translated from the exons ATGGCCCCGGAGACACCCTCAGTAGTACGGGCTACTCAAGCCTGGCTGCAGTCCGCTCGCCATGTCCAGGTTCCCTTTGCCTGGCTTGAAGCCTGCGTTGAGTGGATTCAAGGAGAGGCTGGAGGAGCAGATCATCTGTCTCAGCAGCAAATCAATCAGCAG GTCCTGGACCAGTGGCTCCTGACAGATCTGAGAGACCTGGATCACCCGGTTCTCCCTGAAGGACTCGCTCAGGCCCAGAAGACAGAACTCAATGGCACCTTTTGTGTTCAg GTTGACTCATTGCTGGATGTCAGTCAGCCTGCATATGGTCAGCTGCAGAAGTGGAGGGGTACAGACTGCACCAATGACGAGGTCTCCGCTGTCACACAGACCACTCAGAGGCCCTGGGAGGCCAAAGCGACCCGTATACTGCTACTCCAG ATTACAGATGGAGTCCAGAGCTTGGAGGCCATGGAGTATCAGTCCATCCCTTTGCTCAGTTCAACACTCAG GCCTGGAGCAAAGCTACAGTTGCAAGGCAAGATGGTTTGCAGACTTGGTGTTGTGCTTTTGGGGCCGTCCAATGTAAAGATCCTGGGTGGTGAGGTAGAGGACTTGGTGGAGAGGAATACTCAG GGCCAGGTGTTGTGCCGGACGCTGGGCCTCCCAGAGACAGAGCAGCACCAAGACGAAGAGGCTTTGATACAACCACGACAAG ACAACCAGGCAGCGGAGGACCTGGAGGTGGATGATGCGGAGCTGTTGGCCAGTCTGGAGGAACACAGTGAGGCTGAAGTCATTCAGGTTCAGCCATCTAGAGATAGTGGTTATGGGACCGTGCAGGAGACCTTGGCTCTGTCCTCCGTCCTTGGAGACCATGTCTCATTCAG gaCTCAAACTTCCACCCCTTTTCACGGTACTAATTCAACACAAACTAACAGGAGTGGGTCAGTTCGAAGAAACGAGAATGATGAGGACCTCGTTGAGTTGTTCCACTCTGATGTGATGAATCAAAATAGCCAAGAAGACAACATGGCAGACGATGAATTTCCTGATGAAGACTTTCCCCTGGACGAGTTAGACAGCGTTATATTACAGGAAAGTGGAAATGTTGACAACGATCATAGAAGCACACATCAGAATAAcagaatattagaaaatcaaAGCAGTGTGGAAAGAGCAACAAAAGCCCAACCTGTTCGGTTTGAGGCACAAACTTCACATGGATCTGGGACATTTGAGGGATCTGTTCCCTTCAGATCCCTGAAAAGAGATCATCAAGGATTCAGCAGGGAGGCTTCAACAACATCCAAAGCCTTCTTTTCTCCCTCAGTCTTAGAGCCATCGAAAGAGTTAGGGTTGGGTGTTAATGATGATAATTTTATGGATGAAGACATGGACTGTCTTTTCCAAGAGGTTGAGCCCAATACAGTGCAAAGAGAGAGGTCTGGGGGACTGGCTCAAATCTCTGCTAAAGAACAATTTGGAAGAGATAGAGAAAGCAACACCAGCTCTAGCCTTTCCTGGATGTCCCCAAAAACTGTGACTGGAACATCTCAAGAGAAAATTCACAGTTTAAATGCTGCAGAAGGTGACCCCAGCTTTCCTGCACTCACTCTGACCTCTGTACCTTTTACCTATTTATGCTTACTTGACAAGCTTATGTCTAAACCATGTTCACAACCCACTGAGATCTGCGTCAAAGCCTTCATTGTGACTCTGCTGGGAAAGCTGATCAGCAGTAATGGAGTCTGGAGTGTTTCTGCTTCTATATCTGATGGAACTGGTTACCTGGATGTGGAGTTATCCAATGAGGTTTTGACAGGCTTACTGGGGTTCTCCGTAGCAGAGAAGACAGCTCTAAAGCGTGACCCGTTGCGCAGGGGGGAGCTAGACTCCGGCATGCGGAGATGCCAGGAAGAGCTGGTGGACATGTGCTGCATCATGACGATCGTTGTGAAGCCAGGCAACGGGAGAGCTGTGGTGGCCAAGGCTCAACCAGTCAGCGAGAGAGTACTGCGGGAGCTGGAGCAGAGGGTGAGGGAAAGTAAACGCAGCTGA